Proteins found in one Methylobacterium sp. CB376 genomic segment:
- a CDS encoding M10 family metallopeptidase C-terminal domain-containing protein: protein MIAALLDPTGTGLKDGAAAYDPIFANAYDGEVSFISGVDATKKVVGTSFWTWNSNNPATYATTSKAHKFGSTAIGSAGGTVTYWFDTNSNWTTTERNALISGMGLWSAVANIQFAQAASAATASFTFIRGSDGSAYENNGIVASAIGSTTINNPTGAIISIDTSVAGFGPIGGSFDTYGGYPYQTLVHELGHLIGLGHGGAYNGNVNSATQQFSAYDTRLWTLMSYIDPFDTSAKYYNQYPVTGTSWGTSPTNGLYYYREPTTPMFLDILAAQQIYGAPTTSTLNNVTFGFNSTVPGLINQYFNFTVNQHPVVTLFATGASNTLDLSGWSNGATISLTPGTFTSANGMINNIGIGPSTILTKAIGTTGSDTFLPNPSYVTTMTGNGGNDTFKSTMFGLSLDTITDFAQGDKIILTDGASSTFTYRHTGTVLAYGNGATSYSMNLTAPLAGRLVKSADPSAGVDLTVTRIDQDDLNNDGLSNIVWRSSAGQLVSWDVSGAQITASQALTSNGTPVAPDASWTLAGTADDFGTGRASLIWRSNAGGLVNWTMNGAQVQASSPFTFQGVAVAPDASWSIAGFGDFNDDGKTDMLWRNSAGFLTEWQLNGTQITASQTITSQGTAVQLDPYWTVAGIGNFDGDPYSDLLMRNTSTGQLVEWLMNGSQIVSSSALTYQGTAIAPDLSWSVAGVGDFDGDHEADILWRGSDSTLALWKMDGSQVGSSSALTYQGGAIRPDASWSIQQVGDYNGDGKSDLLWRSTGNTLSEWIMNGSQIASTGLLTSNGTPVQPDGGWSIQSDPHNFV, encoded by the coding sequence GTGATCGCGGCTCTCCTCGACCCGACGGGGACCGGCCTCAAGGACGGCGCCGCCGCCTACGACCCGATCTTCGCGAACGCCTACGACGGCGAGGTCAGCTTCATCTCCGGCGTCGACGCGACCAAGAAGGTCGTGGGCACGAGCTTCTGGACCTGGAACAGCAACAACCCGGCGACCTACGCCACCACGTCGAAGGCCCACAAGTTCGGCTCGACGGCGATCGGCAGCGCCGGCGGCACCGTGACCTACTGGTTCGACACCAACTCGAACTGGACCACGACGGAGCGGAACGCCCTGATCTCCGGCATGGGCCTGTGGTCGGCCGTCGCCAACATCCAGTTCGCGCAGGCCGCCAGCGCCGCGACCGCGAGCTTCACCTTCATCCGCGGCAGCGACGGCAGCGCCTACGAGAACAACGGCATCGTCGCCTCGGCGATCGGCAGCACGACGATCAACAACCCGACCGGCGCCATCATCTCGATCGACACCAGCGTGGCCGGCTTCGGCCCGATCGGCGGCTCGTTCGACACCTACGGCGGCTACCCCTACCAGACCCTCGTCCACGAACTCGGACACCTGATCGGCCTCGGCCACGGCGGCGCCTACAACGGTAACGTCAACTCGGCCACCCAGCAGTTCAGCGCCTACGACACCCGGCTCTGGACGCTGATGTCCTACATCGATCCGTTCGACACGTCGGCCAAGTACTATAACCAGTATCCCGTCACGGGAACGTCCTGGGGCACCAGCCCGACCAATGGGCTCTACTATTATCGCGAGCCGACGACGCCGATGTTCCTCGACATCCTGGCGGCCCAGCAGATCTACGGGGCGCCGACGACGAGCACGCTCAACAACGTCACCTTCGGCTTCAACAGCACCGTGCCGGGGCTCATCAACCAGTACTTCAACTTCACCGTCAACCAGCATCCCGTCGTCACCCTGTTCGCGACGGGAGCGAGCAACACTCTCGACCTCTCCGGCTGGTCGAACGGCGCCACCATCAGCCTCACCCCCGGCACCTTCACCAGTGCCAACGGCATGATCAACAACATCGGCATCGGGCCGAGCACCATCCTCACCAAGGCGATCGGCACGACCGGCAGCGACACCTTCCTGCCGAACCCGAGCTACGTCACCACCATGACGGGCAACGGCGGGAACGACACCTTCAAGTCGACGATGTTCGGCCTGTCGCTGGACACGATCACCGACTTCGCCCAGGGCGACAAGATCATCCTCACCGACGGCGCGTCGTCCACCTTCACCTACCGCCACACCGGCACCGTCCTGGCCTACGGCAACGGGGCCACCTCCTACAGCATGAACCTGACGGCCCCCCTGGCCGGGCGCCTCGTCAAGTCCGCCGACCCCTCCGCCGGCGTCGACCTCACCGTCACCCGCATCGACCAGGACGACCTCAACAACGACGGGCTCAGCAACATCGTCTGGCGCAGCTCCGCCGGGCAGCTCGTGTCCTGGGACGTCTCCGGCGCCCAGATCACCGCCTCCCAGGCCCTCACCTCCAACGGCACCCCCGTCGCACCCGACGCCTCCTGGACCCTGGCCGGCACCGCCGACGATTTCGGCACCGGGCGCGCCAGCCTGATCTGGCGCAGCAATGCCGGCGGCCTCGTCAACTGGACCATGAACGGCGCCCAGGTCCAGGCCAGCAGCCCCTTCACCTTCCAGGGCGTCGCGGTCGCCCCCGACGCTTCGTGGTCGATCGCCGGCTTCGGCGACTTCAACGACGACGGCAAGACCGACATGCTCTGGAGGAACAGCGCCGGCTTCCTCACCGAGTGGCAGCTCAACGGCACGCAGATCACCGCCAGCCAGACCATCACCTCGCAGGGCACGGCCGTTCAGCTCGACCCGTATTGGACGGTGGCGGGGATCGGGAACTTCGACGGCGATCCCTACTCGGACCTGCTGATGCGCAACACCTCGACCGGGCAGCTGGTCGAGTGGCTGATGAACGGCTCGCAGATCGTGTCGAGCAGCGCGCTGACCTACCAGGGCACCGCGATCGCGCCCGACCTGTCGTGGTCCGTGGCGGGGGTGGGCGACTTCGACGGGGACCACGAGGCGGACATCCTGTGGCGGGGCAGCGACAGCACGCTGGCGCTGTGGAAGATGGACGGGTCGCAGGTGGGGTCGAGCAGCGCGCTGACCTACCAGGGCGGCGCGATCCGGCCGGACGCGTCGTGGAGCATCCAGCAGGTCGGGGACTACAACGGCGACGGGAAGTCGGATCTCCTGTGGCGGTCGACGGGGAACACGCTGTCCGAGTGGATCATGAACGGCAGCCAGATCGCCTCGACGGGCCTGCTGACGTCGAACGGCACGCCGGTGCAGCCGGACGGCGGCTGGTCGATCCAGAGCGACCCGCACAACTTCGTCTGA
- a CDS encoding PHA/PHB synthase family protein: protein MVDRVTGTGAPPAPDHARSTSPLHSPDQMLGLWAGWMEQVSAAPQAVQAQAWAAPFPSVLLSEGELAQRLAQDPLLRSIDQIWNANPLRDVVPIDWGGIAWALRTVWLRAMNKPEAAASLMDLGQGVWQSLLTSWEEAGRTWLGLFGLAPEQSRPGGRTDKRFSAPEWRMNPAYLALKELYLLASDWLLERGDIDDLDPAERHRLTFHLRQFVDAMSPALVLMSNPVALRKALETGGASLVDGARHLAEDIAAGRLSMVDADAFAPGRNLALTPGKVVHRNALMELIQYAPATEQVREIPLLIVPPWINKYYILDMQPKNSMVRYLVSQGFTVFLISWRNPDASMDAIGIEDYIDLGPMAASEVIREITGSERVNAMGYCIGGVLLTLTLAILAAKGDQRFASASFMVSPQDFSRIGDTAVFMDEPTIDLVEQQMMERGYLDSRAMSNMFNLLRSNDLIWSNVVNNYLLGNRPPAFDLLYWNSDSTRMTRAAHSWYLRNTYVENNLIVPGKIQLKGEAVDLGRIRQDTYAVGCERDHIVPWDSAWRITQLFGGAVRYVLASSGHVAGIINPPGGKGQYRTGPAGQPAASPEAWLKAAEAHAGSWWPDWSAWLAERSGALAAPPQLGSAQNPPLHDAPGTYVLQT from the coding sequence ATGGTCGACCGAGTCACCGGCACGGGGGCGCCGCCGGCCCCCGATCACGCGCGCAGCACCTCGCCCCTGCACAGCCCCGACCAAATGCTCGGCCTGTGGGCGGGATGGATGGAGCAGGTCTCGGCGGCGCCGCAGGCGGTCCAGGCGCAGGCCTGGGCGGCGCCGTTCCCGTCCGTCCTCCTGTCGGAGGGCGAACTCGCCCAGCGCCTCGCCCAGGACCCGCTGCTGCGCTCGATCGATCAGATCTGGAACGCCAACCCGCTGCGCGACGTGGTGCCGATCGACTGGGGCGGCATCGCCTGGGCCCTGCGCACGGTCTGGCTGCGCGCCATGAACAAGCCCGAGGCCGCCGCGTCGCTGATGGATCTCGGCCAGGGCGTGTGGCAGTCGCTCCTGACCAGCTGGGAAGAGGCCGGGCGGACCTGGCTCGGCCTGTTCGGCCTCGCTCCGGAGCAGAGCCGGCCGGGCGGGCGGACCGACAAACGGTTCTCCGCCCCGGAATGGCGGATGAACCCGGCCTACCTCGCGCTCAAGGAACTCTACCTCCTCGCCTCCGACTGGCTCCTGGAGCGGGGCGACATCGACGACCTCGATCCGGCCGAGCGGCACCGCCTGACCTTCCACCTGCGCCAGTTCGTCGACGCGATGAGCCCGGCGCTGGTGCTGATGTCGAACCCCGTCGCCCTGCGCAAGGCCCTGGAAACCGGAGGCGCGAGCCTCGTCGACGGGGCCCGCCACCTCGCGGAGGACATCGCGGCCGGGCGCCTCAGCATGGTCGACGCCGACGCCTTCGCCCCGGGCCGCAACCTCGCCCTCACGCCCGGCAAGGTCGTCCACCGCAACGCGCTCATGGAACTGATCCAGTACGCGCCGGCCACCGAGCAGGTCCGCGAGATCCCGCTCCTCATCGTGCCGCCCTGGATCAACAAATACTACATCCTCGACATGCAGCCGAAGAACAGCATGGTGCGGTACCTGGTGTCCCAGGGCTTCACGGTGTTCCTGATCTCCTGGCGCAACCCCGACGCGTCGATGGATGCGATCGGGATCGAGGACTACATCGATCTGGGGCCGATGGCGGCGAGCGAGGTGATCCGCGAGATCACCGGCAGCGAGCGCGTGAACGCGATGGGCTACTGCATCGGCGGGGTGCTGCTCACGCTCACCCTGGCAATCCTCGCCGCCAAGGGCGATCAGCGCTTCGCCTCGGCGAGCTTCATGGTCTCGCCCCAGGATTTCTCGCGGATCGGCGACACCGCGGTCTTCATGGACGAGCCGACCATCGACCTCGTCGAGCAGCAGATGATGGAGCGCGGCTACCTCGACAGCCGCGCCATGAGCAACATGTTCAACCTGCTGCGCTCGAACGATCTGATCTGGTCGAACGTCGTCAACAACTATCTTCTCGGTAACAGGCCGCCGGCTTTCGACCTGCTCTACTGGAACAGCGACAGCACTCGGATGACGCGTGCGGCGCACAGCTGGTACCTGCGCAACACCTACGTCGAGAACAACCTGATCGTGCCGGGCAAGATCCAGCTCAAGGGCGAGGCCGTCGACCTCGGGCGGATCCGGCAGGACACCTACGCGGTGGGCTGCGAGCGCGACCACATCGTGCCCTGGGACTCGGCCTGGCGCATCACCCAGCTGTTCGGCGGGGCCGTGCGCTACGTTCTGGCGTCGAGCGGCCACGTGGCCGGCATCATCAACCCGCCGGGCGGCAAGGGCCAGTACCGGACGGGGCCGGCAGGGCAGCCCGCCGCCTCCCCGGAGGCGTGGCTGAAGGCGGCCGAGGCGCATGCCGGGAGCTGGTGGCCGGACTGGTCGGCGTGGCTGGCGGAGCGCTCCGGCGCCCTGGCGGCGCCCCCGCAGCTCGGGAGCGCGCAGAACCCACCCCTGCACGACGCACCGGGCACCTACGTGCTGCAGACCTGA
- a CDS encoding pyridoxal phosphate-dependent decarboxylase family protein has protein sequence MDEQDLRAWMHRAADWSAAYLAGVGERPVRAQVAPGEVFRQIPAAPPEAGEPMEAIFADLDRVILPGMTHWQHPRFFAYFPANASPPSLVAEVVTAAMAAQCMLWQTSPAATELESRVTDWLRDMIGLPGEFSGVIQDSASGATLAALLTARERALGFAGNREGLSGQRAVRVYASAQVHSSVDKAVRIAGIGDGNLVRIPVRGPLHGMDPAALEAAVAADREEGHLPAAVVACLGGTSIGACDPIDAVAEVARRHGLFLHVDAAWAGSAMICPEFRDLMRGAALADSLVFNPHKWLFTHFDCSAHFVKDPRMLTDTLGLRPPFLRTLEREGVVDYSEWSVPLGRRFRALKLWFVIRSYGVEALREMIRRHVAFARDLAARIAAHPDFELVTGPILSLLTFRYAPAGAQDLDALNERLVARINDDGRTYLTQTRHDGHFVIRFQIGQTTTTWRDVEIAWEAVQEIAATLRSGAGAG, from the coding sequence ATGGACGAGCAGGATCTCCGCGCCTGGATGCACCGGGCCGCGGATTGGTCGGCGGCGTATCTGGCGGGCGTGGGCGAGCGTCCGGTGCGCGCCCAGGTCGCGCCGGGCGAGGTCTTCCGGCAGATCCCGGCCGCGCCGCCCGAGGCGGGCGAGCCGATGGAGGCGATCTTCGCCGATCTCGACCGCGTCATCCTGCCGGGCATGACGCATTGGCAGCACCCGCGCTTCTTCGCCTATTTCCCGGCCAATGCCAGCCCGCCCTCGCTGGTGGCGGAGGTCGTCACCGCCGCGATGGCGGCGCAGTGCATGCTCTGGCAAACCTCGCCGGCCGCCACCGAGCTGGAGAGCCGCGTCACCGACTGGCTGCGGGACATGATCGGCCTGCCCGGCGAGTTCTCCGGGGTGATCCAGGATTCCGCCTCGGGCGCGACGCTCGCGGCCCTGCTCACCGCCCGCGAGCGGGCGCTCGGCTTCGCGGGCAACCGGGAGGGCCTGAGCGGCCAGCGCGCGGTGCGGGTCTACGCCTCGGCGCAGGTGCATTCCTCCGTCGACAAGGCGGTGCGGATCGCCGGGATCGGCGACGGCAACCTCGTGCGCATCCCGGTGCGCGGCCCGCTCCACGGCATGGACCCGGCGGCGCTCGAGGCGGCGGTCGCAGCGGACCGGGAGGAGGGCCATCTCCCGGCCGCCGTGGTGGCCTGCCTCGGCGGGACCAGCATCGGGGCTTGCGACCCGATCGACGCCGTGGCGGAGGTGGCGCGGCGCCACGGCCTGTTCCTGCACGTCGACGCCGCCTGGGCCGGCAGCGCGATGATCTGCCCCGAATTCCGCGACCTGATGCGGGGCGCCGCGCTGGCCGACAGCCTCGTCTTCAACCCGCACAAGTGGCTGTTCACGCATTTCGACTGTTCGGCGCATTTCGTGAAGGACCCGCGGATGCTCACCGACACGCTCGGCCTGCGCCCACCCTTCCTGCGCACCCTCGAGCGCGAGGGCGTGGTCGATTACAGCGAGTGGTCGGTCCCGCTCGGTCGGCGCTTCCGCGCCCTGAAGCTGTGGTTCGTGATCCGCTCCTACGGGGTGGAGGCCCTGCGGGAGATGATCCGCCGCCACGTCGCCTTCGCGCGGGACCTCGCGGCGCGCATCGCGGCGCATCCGGATTTCGAACTCGTGACCGGGCCGATCCTGTCGCTCCTCACCTTCCGGTACGCGCCCGCGGGGGCGCAGGACCTCGACGCGCTGAACGAGCGGCTGGTGGCGCGCATCAACGACGACGGGCGCACCTACCTGACCCAGACCCGGCACGACGGGCACTTCGTGATCCGCTTCCAGATCGGTCAGACCACGACCACGTGGCGGGACGTCGAGATCGCCTGGGAGGCGGTGCAGGAGATCGCCGCGACGCTGCGGAGCGGGGCGGGCGCCGGCTAG
- a CDS encoding LysR family transcriptional regulator — protein MDRLGQLELLVAIAEAGTISGAAQARGLSVAAASRTLAALEERLGVLLVRRNTRTLSLTDEGGKFLARARGILADVADSEAEVTGAALDPSGLLRVSASLSFGLLHIAPLLPAYHARYPNVRVHVEISNRYVDLIDAGIDVAIRTREFEPDRAITIRRLAETRRILTGAPSYLARAGCPAHPRDLARHALLIYVYANNPNELTFTRGEETVRVPAHGLLESNDGQILRAAALNGLGLLVQPTYIVHDDVAAGRLVPVLDAWDLPRLRINFAYPTRKHLSAKVRSFIAFMTAHFEAHDFSRKWTGRAG, from the coding sequence GTGGACCGGCTCGGCCAGCTCGAACTCCTCGTGGCGATCGCCGAAGCCGGGACGATCAGCGGCGCCGCGCAGGCGCGCGGCCTCTCGGTCGCGGCGGCGAGCCGGACGCTCGCGGCGCTGGAGGAGCGGCTCGGCGTGCTGCTGGTGCGGCGCAACACCCGCACCCTCTCGCTCACCGACGAGGGCGGGAAGTTCCTGGCCCGCGCCCGCGGCATCCTCGCGGACGTCGCCGACAGCGAGGCCGAGGTCACCGGGGCGGCGCTCGATCCGAGCGGGCTCCTGCGGGTCAGCGCCTCGCTCTCCTTCGGGCTGCTGCACATCGCGCCGCTCCTGCCCGCCTACCACGCCCGCTATCCGAACGTGCGCGTGCACGTCGAAATCTCCAACCGCTACGTGGACCTGATCGATGCCGGGATCGACGTCGCCATCCGCACCCGCGAGTTCGAGCCGGACCGGGCCATCACGATCCGCCGCCTCGCCGAGACCCGCCGCATCCTGACGGGGGCGCCGTCCTACCTCGCCCGGGCGGGCTGTCCGGCCCACCCGCGCGACCTCGCGCGCCACGCCCTGCTGATCTACGTCTACGCCAACAATCCGAACGAGCTGACCTTCACCCGCGGCGAGGAGACCGTGCGGGTGCCGGCCCACGGCCTGCTCGAATCGAACGACGGCCAGATCCTGCGCGCCGCCGCCCTCAACGGGCTCGGCCTCCTGGTCCAGCCCACCTACATCGTGCACGACGACGTCGCGGCGGGACGCCTCGTGCCCGTGCTCGATGCCTGGGACCTGCCGCGCCTGCGGATCAACTTCGCCTATCCGACGCGCAAGCACCTCTCGGCCAAGGTGCGCTCCTTCATCGCGTTCATGACCGCGCATTTCGAGGCGCACGACTTCTCCCGCAAGTGGACCGGCCGGGCGGGATAG
- a CDS encoding Dabb family protein — MIKHIVMWRVAGTSAAEQAGNAQRIRAAFEGLRGRIPGLRHLEVGVDRSRVAEACDVVLYSEFDTQAALDLYRDHPEHGRVRAELQGLRISRHQVDYAVGG, encoded by the coding sequence ATGATCAAGCACATCGTCATGTGGCGGGTTGCCGGGACCTCCGCGGCCGAGCAGGCCGGCAATGCCCAGCGGATCCGCGCGGCCTTCGAGGGGCTGCGGGGCCGCATCCCCGGCCTCCGGCACCTGGAGGTCGGGGTCGATCGGAGCCGCGTCGCGGAAGCCTGCGACGTCGTCCTCTACAGCGAGTTCGACACGCAGGCGGCCCTCGACCTCTACCGCGACCATCCCGAGCACGGCCGGGTGCGGGCCGAGCTGCAGGGCCTGCGGATCAGCCGCCACCAAGTCGACTACGCGGTGGGAGGGTGA